From the genome of Agromyces intestinalis:
ACAGCGCCGACTGCACGGCGTCGGGGATCTGGTCCCAGCCGTCCCAGCCGTCGACGGCGTCGCCGCCGACCTCGGCGAGGGGCTTGATGTACCCGGCCTCGGCGAACTCGCCGACCCAGATGCCGTCCATGCCGATGATGTCGGCACCCTCGCCCGACTGCAGGTCGAGGGCGATCTTCGTCTTGTAGTTCTCGTCGTCGACGCCCTGCGGCTCGAACTGGACGGTGACGTCCTTGCCGTCCGCCTCCATCGCGGCCTCGAACTCGGGGATCACCCAGTCGGCGATCCAGTCGGCCTCGGCCGCGTTCTTGCCCCCGGTGATGGCGTTGGCGGTGATGGTGAGCGTGACCGGCCCGTCGTCGGTGGTTTCGGGCTCGGCACTCGAGCAGCCCGCGAGCAGGAGTGCTCCTGCCGCCGTGAGCGCCAGCGCGGCGGTGGTTCGCCTCTGGTGGATCATCTTCGACCTCTCTCTCGATGCGACCGGCCCGGATAGGGCCGACGTGGTGCTGGTGGTGTGGTGCGATCGTGGTGTCAGGGGTGGGTCGGCGGGCTCTCGCGGTCGGTCGCGGCTTCGCTCTCCGCCGCGATCGGCGCGCCCATCGAGTCGGCGAGGCGGCGGAGCATCCGCTGGCCGACCCGCAGATCGTCGGCGGCCTCGGCCGCTGACGACGCACTGCCCGGAACCCCCGGATGCCCCGCGACGAGCGCCGCGAACGACCGCAGCTCGTGCTCGAACGCCTCCTCCTGCATCCACTCGGTCTCGGACCGGCGGCTGCCGAGCGGTTCGACCCGCTCGGCGACGGTCAGCACGGTGGGCGCGTTGAGCACGTACGGCACGGCGAAGCGCAGCGACACCGTGCCGGTCGCGTGGTGGAAGGTGACGGTCTCGCGGTACTCGGGATAGTCGGGGATGAAGTGCCAGTCGATCGACCACGGCACCTCGGCGTACGCGGCGAGGCGGCCGCCGAGCGACAGCGAGCCGGGGAATCCGCCCCACTGCTGCGCGCGCTCGACCGTGCCGATGCCGCCGACGAGGCGGCGCAGCAGCGCGATGTCGTGGATGACCGAACCCAGCACGACGTTCGTGTACAGCCTGGGCAGGGGGTCGGGTGCCGCGCCGATCGCGCGCTCGACGATGGCGGCGGTGCGGTCGGCGAGCTCGGATGCCACGTCGCCGGGGATGTCCGTCGGCGGCGGCGCCAGGCGCGCGAACGCGAGCTGCGCGCCGTCGGCCGGGTGCAGCACCTCCACGGTGACCGCGCGCAGCTCGACGCCGGCGAGCAGGTCGGCGGCCGCGCGGGTCGCCGGGTCGTACTCCTTCATGTAGCCGACGCGCAGCTCGGCGGCGAGGTCGGCTCCGCGACGGGCGGCGGATGCCTCGAGCTCCTCGATCTCGCCGAGCGAGAAGGCGAGCGGCTTCTCGGCGAGCACGCGGATGCCCGCATCGAGCAGCCGGCCCACATCGCCCGCGTGCGAGCCCGAGGTCGCCAGCACCGCGCCGTCGACCCGCACGTCGCCGGCGTCCCGGGCCGCGAGGAGCGCGTCGAGCGACGAGAACCCCTGCACCCCCACGCCCGCTTCGCGGGCGAACTCGGCCGCGCGCGCCGCCGAGAGGTCGACCACCGCCGTGAGCTCGACCAGGTCGCGATTGCGGCGGATGAGCGGCAGGTGCACGCTCTGGCTGATGCCGCCGAGCCCGATGACGGCGATCGCGACCCGCGGTGCCCCGGTCTGCGACGTTCCGCTCATGCGAACCACCGACGCAGGCGCTCGCGGTTGTCGATCTGGTCCTGGCGGGCGCGGTCGACGTCGGCCGCATCCTGCAGGATGACGTCCTGCTCGACCACGAGCCATCCGTCGAACCCCGACGCGACGATCTCGTCGACGATCCGGTCGACCGCGAGATCGCCGTCGCCGAGGCGCACGAACATGCGCTGCTCCCACACCTCGTGCAGCGGGTCGGCGGAGCCGGCCGCACGTGCGAGCACCGACCGGTCGGCGTCCTTCAGGTGCACGTGGTTGATGCGCGACCGCCACCGGCCGAAGTCGGCCACCGGGTCGCCGCCGCCGATGAGCAGGTGCCCGGTGTCGAAGGTCAGGTCGACGTCGGTATCGGCGAGGAAGCGCTCGATCTCGTGCGGGGTCTCGACGTAGGTGCACGCGTGGTGGTGGAACGTGGGCTCCAGGCCCGCGGCGCGCACGCGCGCCGCCACGACGCCGACGCGATCGGCGAAACGCCGCCACGCGGCATCCGACAGCTCGAGATCCGCGCCGCCGCCCGGCCGCGCGTTGCGCTCGGCCGAACCCGAGTCGGCGATCGTGGGCTTCGGCGCGCGCTCGGGATCGGCTTCGGCCGCGGCGCGGAAGATCGCGAGCGCCGCGTCGAGCCCCTCGAGGGATGCCTCGAACGCGGCATCGTCACCGGCACCGAACGGCAAGTCGACCCATCCCCCGGCCAGCCCGAGCCGGTGCGCCCCGAGGTTCGCCGCGATCGAGTCGGCGTCGCCCAGCAGGCCGATCGGCCCGAGATCGATGCCCTCGTAGCCGGCCTCGGCGACCCATGCGGCGAGCTGCTCGCCATCGGGCAGCGGCACGAGGTCGGGCCGGGACAGACCGAAGACGCCATAGCTGACGGGCGCATTCGCAAGTCGGATCACGGAGGTCCTCTCGACGGGTCGGCCCGCTACCCTGCGAGCCCGCGTGTCACGTTACTAGGTTCTGACATATTTACAACCGCACATGCGAACTTCGAGCCCGGCGCCGCCGCCCCGCCGCCGCCTCGACGCCGCCTCGACGCCGCCTGTTCATCGTTTGGACGCGATTCGGCGCGGCATCCGACCGATGGCAGCCGAATCGCGTCCGATCGCCGGAGTAATCGCGTCGGATCGCCGGAGTACCCGCGTCGGACCCGTCCGCGGACGACCGCGGCGATCAGCCCCAGTAGTTGGCGAACGGGTTCTCGAGCTCTTCGCGCCGCTCCTCGGCGCGCCGCACCGCGAGGTCGAGGTCGTCGGCGAGCTCGCGCATCCGCTGCGGGCGGGCGAGTTCGTACTCGGCATCGATCGGGATATCGGGCCACTCGCGATCGAGTCGCTGCTCGATGACTTCGCCGATCTGCTCCCACGCCGCGTCGCGCGCCCGGACGGCGAGGTCGCGCAGATACTCGGGATCCTCGCGCTTCGTCCAGAGCGCCTTGGCGACCGCCGCGTACACCTTCTCGCGGCGGCGCAGGTTCATGGTGTCGCCGCGGTGGTAGTCGTGCTGGTGCTTGCCCACTCCGTCGCGGCTCGCGGCGGCATCGCGTTCGGCCGCGGAATGCTCGGCGGTCTCGTCGGCCTCGTGCACGAGCTCGCGCAGCACCTCGCGTGCCGCCGCGACCGCGCGGTCGTCGTTCCAGGGTTCGTCGCCGCGCAGCGCCTGCACGATGAACCGGTTCGTGAGGGCCATGCGACCCGATGCTTCGGCGAGCAGCACACCCTCCTCGATCATGTCCTCGATCGGCGAGGGCACGACCTCGGGCAGCGCGTTGCGATCGAACGGCTTGAATCGCTTACCGCGCCTGCGCGCGAACCACCAGGGCATGCGCACCTCCGAATTCCACCCGCTCCGAGCCTACGGCCCGACCCGCCCGCTCGCGAGGTCGCGGGCACTCGTCGTGCGCCCGCCTCCGCCGCGCCACTTCGGCCCCCTCCGCGCCATCCGGGCTGGCGCAGACCCCGCCGAACTGGGGCAGTGACCGAGCAACGCACGAGAGCGTCGCACGCGCTCACGCGGCGGATGCGCCGCCCGGGCAGTGCAGCTGGGTACGCGGCGCCGACCGATCGATGACGTGGTCGGCCATCGCTTGGCCGCAGATCGGGCAGGTGGGCGGCGCGGGCGGTTCGGATGCCTCGTCGTACGGGCCGAGCGGCGGCGGCCCGATCCACGGCAGGAGCCTGGCGTTCAACCGGTCGATGAAGCCGGCGTAGCCGCGGCGCGGGGCGGGACCGGATGCATGGTGAGACCGTCGTGGCATTTGATTAGTGTACTAACGATTAGTTCACACGCGATACTGAAGGCATGGCATCCGAGGCATCCGCGCAGCCCGAGGCATCCGCGCCCGAAGCATCCGATCCTGTCGACCTGCTCGCCCTCGAGAACCAGGTGTGCTTCGCGCTCGCCGTCGCATCCCGCGGAGTGATCGGCCTCTACCGCCCGATCCTCGAGCCGCTCGGCCTCACCCACCCGCAATACCTCGTGATGCTCGCGCTCTGGCAGCGCAGCCCCCGCACCGTGCGCGACCTCGGCGAGGCGCTGCAGCTCGAACCGGCCACCCTCTCGCCACTGCTGAAGCGCCTCGAGACGCAGGGGTACGTCACGCGCACCCGCAGCCCGCGCGACGAGCGCGCACTCGACGTGGCGCTCACCGACTCGGGTCGCGCCCTGCGCGAGCAGGCGCTGCGGATCCCGCCGCAAGTCGTCGACCGGCTCGGCATGAGTCTCGACGAACTCGGCGCGCTGCGCGACCGGCTCACCGACGTGATCGCGGCGGTGCAGCGGGCGGGCTGAGCGCCCGCGCTCTCGCGGCCCCGCGTCTCCCCGTGCGGCAACCCCACCGCTCTGCGCCACCTTGTCGCTCTCTGCGCCACCTTGTCGCTCTCTGCGCCAGCGGGAGTGGAGCGGGCCTCGGCGAAGCGGCGCAGCAGAGAGTAGGCGACGCCAGGGTGGCGCAGACGACGCGCAAGCGGCGCAGCGCGCGCCTCGACCCGGCGGCGCCCCTCATGCCCCCGGGTCGAACCCCGCAACGCTCCCATCCGGAGACGGATGCTTCGCCACCAGGCTGCAGTCGAGCCCGCCGTACCCCTCGGCGATGAGCTCGCGGAACTGGCCGAGCGCGGTCGCCGCGGCGGGCAGATCGAGCCCGGATGCCTCGCCCGCCGCCAGCGCGAACGAGAGGTCCTTCTCGGCGAGCGCCGTCGAGAACGTCGCGGCGTAGTTGCGGTTCGCGGGGCTCGAGTCGACGACGCCGGGCGCGGGGTACCAGGTGCGCAACGGCCACGACTCCCCCGACGACACCGATGCCACGTCGAAGAACCGGCGCGCGTCGAGCCCGAGCGAGGCGGCGAGCGCCGCACCCTCGGCGACGCCGAGCAGCGACACGAACAGCATCAGGTTGTTCGCGAGCTTCGCCGCGATCCCCAGCGTCGGCCCGCCGAGGTCGAACACGTGCCCCGCCATGGGTTCGACGAGCGGGCGGGCGGCGGCGACCGCGGCGGGGTCGCCGCCGAGCATGAAGGTCAGCGAGGCGGATGCCGCTCCGCCCACGCCGCCCGAGATCGGCGCGTCCACGAACGCGAAGCCGCGCGCGGCCGACTCGTCGTGGCACCACCGCGAGGTCTCGACGTCGACGGTCGAGGTGTCCAGCAGCAGCGCGGTCACCGGAGCCGACGCCCAGATGCCGCCCGCGCCGGCGTAAACCTCCCGCACGTGCTCGTTGCGCGGCAGCGAGGTGAACACGGCATCGGCATCGGCGACCGCGTCGTCGATGCTGTCGACGACGACGACGCCGTTCGCCTCGGCGAGATCGTTGGCGACGGGGTCGAGGTCGAACCCGCGCACCTCGTGTCCCGCCTCGACGAGGTGGGCCGACATCGGCCCGCCCATGTGCCCCAATCCGATCCATCCGATGGTCGCCATCGTCGCCTCCTCGCGCCGGTGGCTCCACGCTACGCCGCACCCGAGTGCGGCGACACGCCCCGTGCGGCGAACGGTGCCAGACTCGGGGCGGGGGGCGGCATGACGATCGAAACGACCAAGGCGGATGCTCCGAGCGAAAGCCTGATCACGGTGCTCGTCGCGTTCGGGGCGAACGCACTCATCGCGATCGCCAAGACCATCGCCGCGGTGCTCACCGGGTCGGCGTCCATGGTCGCCGAGACCGCGCATTCGTGGGCCGACACCGGCAACGAAGTGTTCCTCTACGTCGCCGAGCGGCGGTCGAAGCGGCGCGCCGACACCATGCACCCGTTCGGCTACGGCAAGGAGGCGTACGTCTGGTCGATGTTCGCTGCGTTCGGGCTGTTCACCGTCGGCGCGGTCGTGTCGGTCTGGCACGGCTTCTCGGAACTCGCCGACCCCGAACCGGCCGGCGACTTCGGCATCGCGTACGCCGTGCTCGGGATCTCGGCATTGCTCGAGGGCATCTCGTTCCTGCGCTCGGTGCGGCAGGCGCGCCGCGACGCGCGCGAGCGCCACACCGACACCCTGCGGCACATCGTGGATAGCTCGAACCCGACCCTGCGTGCCGTGTTCTTCGAAGACGCCGCCGCCCTCATCGGCCTCGCCCTCGCGTTCAGCGGCATCCTGCTGCACCAGCTCACGGGGTCGGCCGTGTTCGACGCGATCGGCTCCATCCTCGTCGGCGTGCTGCTCGGCGTCGTCGCGATCCTGCTCATCGGGCGCAACCGCGACTTCCTCGTCGGCGTGATGATCGACCCGCGCGCTCGCGATGCGGTGCTGCGCGAGGTGCTCGCCGATCCGCGGATCGACCGAGTGACGAAGCTGCACATCGAGTTCATCGGTCCGTCGTCGGTGCTCGTGATCGCGGCGATCGACCTCGCCGGCGACCACGCCGAGCATGATGTCGCCGCCGTGCTGCATGACCTCGAGGTGGGTATCCTCGCGCACGATCGGGTCGGCGCGGTGGTGCTCACGCTGTCGGCGCCCGATGACCCGGCACTCGTGCCCGAGCCGTAGACGAGCACCCGAAGCCCCGCGCTCTTTTCAGGAGCACCCCCCGCGATCGCGACGCTTCTCAGGAGATTCGGGCGGGTTTCGTCGATCGGCGCGCAGAAACACCTGAAAAAAGAACGGAGGGAGGGGAAGGGAAGGGAAGGGAAGGGAAACGAGGGCGCAGCTACAGCAGCAGGTCTCCGGGCTCGCGCACGCGCTTCCACCCGGCCGCAGCGACGGTGCGAGGCATCCGGTCGGCTTCGATGAGCGCGGGCATCACGAGCCCTGCGAGTGCCGCGATGTCGGCGACCGGCACCTGGAACGTGCGGAACGGCCCGAGGTCGGGTGCGTCGGATGCTCCGGATGCCTCGGCCCTGGCACCGCGCTCGACGTCGACGAGCGGGGTCTGGTCGACCACGAACCCGGCGGTCGCGAGTGTCTCGTCGCGCACCCACGCGACCACCTTCCAGAACCGCAACGGCACCCGGATGCCGCGGTACGGCGGGTCGTCGGGGTCGAGGAACGGCGCCGTGAACACCGAGAGCCGCAGGTTGTTGACGTCGGCGAAGGCGAGCACGTGGTCTTCGAGCCCGAGCCACAGTTCGGCCGACTGGTTGAAGCCCGACGCCTGCGGTGCCGCGTTCGGGTAGTGGAACGTGTCGGCGTTCGCCCGCGCCGCGACCTGCGGCGGACCCCAGACCGGGTCGCGACGACGCACGAGATGGCCCCGGTCGAGGTCGTTGCGCGCGTAGATCTCGGGCCCGGCCTGCCAGTCGGCGGGGATGCGGCCGTCGAGCCGCCAGTCGTCACCGCGCGCGAGGTCGACGAGCGCCGCGCCGTCGACGTTGACGCCCGTCACGCGCGCGAGCCGCCGCACCGGATCGAGCACGACCGTGAAGTGCAGATAGTCGAGCTCGACGGTCGAGGGCGACCCCGATGCATCCGTCTCGATGTGCGGCATCGCCGCCTGCACCCCGAGGAACCGCGCGTCGAATCCCATGCCCCGATTCGACCATGCGCCCCCGACATCTCGGCACTCCCCATCCGGGTCTCAGGAGATCAGCCGACCTGCCCCGCGCCCTCGCCCCTGCACCGCCGCCCTCGCCCCATGCGCGGCCCTCGCGCGCCCGAGAAAACAGGATGAGACGAGCCATCCATGCCCTGGAGAGCGGATCACGCAGCTCATCCTGTTTTCTCCGGCCAAGCCGGGCGAGCCGGACGAGAAAACCGGGCGAGCCGGGCGGCCGCGACAGGGCGTCACCGAGAAAACAGGATGAGACGAGCCATCCATGCCCTGGAGAGCGGATCACGCAGCTCATCCTGTTTTCTCCGGCCAAGCCGGGCGAGCCGGGCGAGCCGGGCGAGCCGGGCGGCGCCAAGCCGAGCCGAGCCGAGCCAAGCCGGTCGAGTCGAACCGAGTCGAGTCGCAGCGTCGGCCCGGCGCCACCCACCGCACCGCCCTCAGCGCAGCTCGCGCAACCGTGCCGCGACCCCGCCGCGGCTCGTGCGACGCTCGGCGCCGGCGGCGATCGCGAGCAGCACGGCGCCAGCGCTCGCCAGCGTGATCCACCAGGGCATCGCGCCGACGGTGCGGTCGAGCTGTGCGCCGAACACCACGATGTTCTCGAGCGGCAGCACCGCGAGCCCGAGCACGAACGGCGCCGCGAGCCGACGCGACGACCCCACGAGGATCGCGACCAGCGCGAGCGCGATCACCATGATCGGTCGGTACAGCTGCGGGTCGGTGCCGGTGGCGAGCACCGACGGCAGCAGTGTGAGCACGATGCCGGGCGCGAGCAGCGGCCAGGATCCGCTGAACCCGAGCGGCCACGAGTTCAGCGAGGCACGTACGCCAGACGACCCCGGCCCGGCAGACAACCCCGGCCCGACAGACACCCCCGGCCCGACAGACAACCCCGGCCCAGCAGGCAACCCCGGCCGATCGGATGCCCCGCCCGCTGCCCGCAGCCCGATCACGCCCGCGGCGACCACCGCCAACCCGAGCGGCAGCGAGAACGCCTCGACGCGCAGGTCGCGCGCGCTCCATCCGGCGACGCCGACCACCCACGCGAGCGCGTACGTGAACCAGAACGGCGGCAGCACCGGTCGCACGGTACGGGCGTGCGCGACGGCCGCCGCAGCGAGCACGAGCAGCACGACCATCAGCGCCCAGAGGGTCCAGATCGCGAACCACTCGCGACGGATCGCGGTGATCGGCCCCACGGCGAGCATCAGCAGGGCGGGTGCGTACAGCCAGCGGGTGAGGGCGAGGGGATGCTCCGCCGGCACGCCGGCGCGCAGTGCCCGCGCGGCGAGCGTGGCGAGGGCGGCGGCCGCGACCGAGAGCACCAGTACGGGCGCCATGATGGATGCCTCGGCCGACGCCGCGGCGAACCATCCGGGTGGCGCGTCGATGCCGAGCCCCCAGCGCACCGCCTGCAGCGCACCGGCCGACGCGGCCGCGCCGCCGCCGACGAGCAACGGGATGCGCAGCAGACCGAACCGCCGGCTCGGCGTGAGGCGCGCGCCGATCGCGACGAGCGCGGACGAGACCCCGAGCAGCGCCCACGTGCGCCACGCGACCGCCGGCCCGCCGCCGGCGAAATCCGAGCCGCCCGCACCGCCCGGCACGACGTTCGACGCTCCGAACGCGAGCGCCACGACCGACGGCACCAGCGCGACCGCGATCGCCCACGCGAACAGTGTCCGGCCGCGCCCGGTGCGCGCCACGAGCACCGCCGCGACGGTCGCCGCACCAACGGCGGGGGGCAGCGTGAACGGCTCGACCGCGTCGACCCCGAGCATGGCCCAGACCGTCCAGAGCGCGCCGGTCCAGCAGGCGGCGGCGACCCACCAGCCGGCGCGTCGGCCCGCGAACACCTGTGCCGACGCGGCGCCGAACCCGAGGATGACGAGCACGGCGACGGCGGTGCCGAGTCCGGCCGCTTCGCGCACGTACGCGAGCAGCACGGCGATCGCGCCGGTCGCGCATGCTGCGACGTCGAACCAGGTGCGCAGGTCGGCGGCCTCGGTCTGTGCGGGGCCGCGCGCCGCGACGAATCGCTCGCCGGCCGCCGACGTCGACAGTGCGACCGCGACGATCGCCGCGACCACCGGCAGCACCACGGGCGACCCGCTCGATTCGAGCAGTTGGGCGCCGAGACTGACGACGACCACCGCGAGCGCGGGCACCAGCAGACCCGCTGCCGCTCCGCGCGCCACGCGGTGCAGGCCTGGCCGCCGGGTGAGCACGAGGGCGAGGGCCAGCAGGAACGTGAGGCCGGTCGAGAGTGCGGTCCATCCGCTGCGCTCGACGAGCACCGAGGCGACGCCGATGAGGAACGGCACCGCGGTGACCGCGAGCACCGCGGTCCAGGCGCCGACGCCGACCCGTGGCAGCAGCGTGACGACGAGCGCGACGAACGACGCCGCGGTGGCGGTGAGGCTGATCACCGGCAGGGTGCCGAGGCCGGCGTGTTCGAGGGCGGTCGCGAGCAGCACGAGGCCGTATGCGTACGCGGCGGCGAGGTGCAGCGGGCGGATGCCCCGCGGCAGCGCTTGCGCGACGACGAGCGCCGTCGCGGCGAGTGCGACCCCGACCGGCACGACCGTCGCCGGGTCGGCCCAGCTCAGCATGCCCGCCTCGACGAGCGCGGTGTGCGCGAGCACGGCGAGCGGCACCCGCATCGTGCCGAGCGTCGCGGACTCGGCAGCGCCGCGCCGCAGCCAGACGACCGTGCCGGTCGAGGCGAGCGCCACGGCGAGGCCGACGACCGCCTGACCCCACGGCACGAACCCGGTCCATCCGATCAGCAGCGTCGCTGCGGCGACCGCGAGCCATCCGGCGGTCGCGAGCGCACCGCGGGCGAAGGCGGCGGATGCCTCGCCGGCGCGCTGCACCGCGAGCCCGAGCGCCGCGACTCCGAGCGAGACGGCCGTGACGCCGAGCAGCATCGCGAGGCCGGCGTCGGCGGGCAGGCCGAGCACGCCGTCGGATGCGGATCGGGTCGCGAGCGCGCTGCGGGTCGGCGCCGGGCCGGTTCCGGTGATGAGCGCGGCCAGGGCAGAGCCCAGCGTCGTCACCAGTCCTTGCAGCGCAGGCGCGATGCTCATCAGCGCAACGGTCAGCGCTCCCCACTGCACCGACCGCACCCGAAGCGCGCCGCCGGCGGCGAGCCATCCGGTCGGTGCGGTCGCACCTGAATCCGACGACGCCACCGCCGCCGCCGTGCCGAACACCCACCCGCTCAGTGCGACCACGACCGCGGCCGCCGCAGGCACGATCGCGAGGAACCACACCGGCTCCACCGGCAACGCGAGCACCGCGAGCACCGCCGCGACCGAGAGGAGGGCGGCCGCCGACCAACTCCAGAACCGGATCGCCCCGCGCGCTCCAGACACTCCGGCGAGCACGGCGAGGCCTGCGACGAGCGCCGCACCGCCGAGTGCGGCCGCCTGGGCATCGCTCGTCGACGCGATCGCGATGAGCGGGGCGACGAGCACCGTGGCCATGGCCTGGATCACGTCGAGCGTGATGCGCGCTCCGCGCAGCGGGCTCTCGAATCGCCGCACGGCTCGCCGCAGCGTGCGCCGCGCCGCGACCGCCGCTGCGGCGGTGCCCGCGAACCCGATCGCCCACGCCCACACCGGCCCGGTCGACCAGCCCGCCGCACGGTCGAGCACGTCGGCCGCGGCGAACCCCAGCATGGCGGGCACGACGGCGAACCCGACGAGCCCCGACCACCACCACACCCGCAGCCGAAGCGCCCAGCCGAGACCGAGCAGGGCGGCCGCGCCGACCGCCGTGCCC
Proteins encoded in this window:
- a CDS encoding Gfo/Idh/MocA family protein codes for the protein MSGTSQTGAPRVAIAVIGLGGISQSVHLPLIRRNRDLVELTAVVDLSAARAAEFAREAGVGVQGFSSLDALLAARDAGDVRVDGAVLATSGSHAGDVGRLLDAGIRVLAEKPLAFSLGEIEELEASAARRGADLAAELRVGYMKEYDPATRAAADLLAGVELRAVTVEVLHPADGAQLAFARLAPPPTDIPGDVASELADRTAAIVERAIGAAPDPLPRLYTNVVLGSVIHDIALLRRLVGGIGTVERAQQWGGFPGSLSLGGRLAAYAEVPWSIDWHFIPDYPEYRETVTFHHATGTVSLRFAVPYVLNAPTVLTVAERVEPLGSRRSETEWMQEEAFEHELRSFAALVAGHPGVPGSASSAAEAADDLRVGQRMLRRLADSMGAPIAAESEAATDRESPPTHP
- a CDS encoding TIM barrel protein, whose amino-acid sequence is MIRLANAPVSYGVFGLSRPDLVPLPDGEQLAAWVAEAGYEGIDLGPIGLLGDADSIAANLGAHRLGLAGGWVDLPFGAGDDAAFEASLEGLDAALAIFRAAAEADPERAPKPTIADSGSAERNARPGGGADLELSDAAWRRFADRVGVVAARVRAAGLEPTFHHHACTYVETPHEIERFLADTDVDLTFDTGHLLIGGGDPVADFGRWRSRINHVHLKDADRSVLARAAGSADPLHEVWEQRMFVRLGDGDLAVDRIVDEIVASGFDGWLVVEQDVILQDAADVDRARQDQIDNRERLRRWFA
- a CDS encoding MarR family winged helix-turn-helix transcriptional regulator; this translates as MASEASAQPEASAPEASDPVDLLALENQVCFALAVASRGVIGLYRPILEPLGLTHPQYLVMLALWQRSPRTVRDLGEALQLEPATLSPLLKRLETQGYVTRTRSPRDERALDVALTDSGRALREQALRIPPQVVDRLGMSLDELGALRDRLTDVIAAVQRAG
- a CDS encoding NAD(P)-dependent oxidoreductase; the protein is MATIGWIGLGHMGGPMSAHLVEAGHEVRGFDLDPVANDLAEANGVVVVDSIDDAVADADAVFTSLPRNEHVREVYAGAGGIWASAPVTALLLDTSTVDVETSRWCHDESAARGFAFVDAPISGGVGGAASASLTFMLGGDPAAVAAARPLVEPMAGHVFDLGGPTLGIAAKLANNLMLFVSLLGVAEGAALAASLGLDARRFFDVASVSSGESWPLRTWYPAPGVVDSSPANRNYAATFSTALAEKDLSFALAAGEASGLDLPAAATALGQFRELIAEGYGGLDCSLVAKHPSPDGSVAGFDPGA
- a CDS encoding cation diffusion facilitator family transporter — encoded protein: MTIETTKADAPSESLITVLVAFGANALIAIAKTIAAVLTGSASMVAETAHSWADTGNEVFLYVAERRSKRRADTMHPFGYGKEAYVWSMFAAFGLFTVGAVVSVWHGFSELADPEPAGDFGIAYAVLGISALLEGISFLRSVRQARRDARERHTDTLRHIVDSSNPTLRAVFFEDAAALIGLALAFSGILLHQLTGSAVFDAIGSILVGVLLGVVAILLIGRNRDFLVGVMIDPRARDAVLREVLADPRIDRVTKLHIEFIGPSSVLVIAAIDLAGDHAEHDVAAVLHDLEVGILAHDRVGAVVLTLSAPDDPALVPEP
- a CDS encoding DNA/RNA non-specific endonuclease translates to MGFDARFLGVQAAMPHIETDASGSPSTVELDYLHFTVVLDPVRRLARVTGVNVDGAALVDLARGDDWRLDGRIPADWQAGPEIYARNDLDRGHLVRRRDPVWGPPQVAARANADTFHYPNAAPQASGFNQSAELWLGLEDHVLAFADVNNLRLSVFTAPFLDPDDPPYRGIRVPLRFWKVVAWVRDETLATAGFVVDQTPLVDVERGARAEASGASDAPDLGPFRTFQVPVADIAALAGLVMPALIEADRMPRTVAAAGWKRVREPGDLLL
- a CDS encoding SCO7613 C-terminal domain-containing membrane protein gives rise to the protein MATTWSDLATRYLLSTTTCPRCDAALTAKACSRCGADLGSDAGAAVWRASVAAADALRERDLAIGRLATIETADVAERTDRVEPAAAGSVAVAAPDVAPRLAPAVAPAVAPAVAHMVARPVGDTPVSISSVLAVAGAALVATAAIVFAFLTPDLGFAVRTTVIASVTVLFGLGAWLLDRRGARFSAEALGALAAVFLVLDVQALVEAAPDGTSGWWFAAGGTAVGAAALLGLGWALRLRVWWWSGLVGFAVVPAMLGFAAADVLDRAAGWSTGPVWAWAIGFAGTAAAAVAARRTLRRAVRRFESPLRGARITLDVIQAMATVLVAPLIAIASTSDAQAAALGGAALVAGLAVLAGVSGARGAIRFWSWSAAALLSVAAVLAVLALPVEPVWFLAIVPAAAAVVVALSGWVFGTAAAVASSDSGATAPTGWLAAGGALRVRSVQWGALTVALMSIAPALQGLVTTLGSALAALITGTGPAPTRSALATRSASDGVLGLPADAGLAMLLGVTAVSLGVAALGLAVQRAGEASAAFARGALATAGWLAVAAATLLIGWTGFVPWGQAVVGLAVALASTGTVVWLRRGAAESATLGTMRVPLAVLAHTALVEAGMLSWADPATVVPVGVALAATALVVAQALPRGIRPLHLAAAYAYGLVLLATALEHAGLGTLPVISLTATAASFVALVVTLLPRVGVGAWTAVLAVTAVPFLIGVASVLVERSGWTALSTGLTFLLALALVLTRRPGLHRVARGAAAGLLVPALAVVVVSLGAQLLESSGSPVVLPVVAAIVAVALSTSAAGERFVAARGPAQTEAADLRTWFDVAACATGAIAVLLAYVREAAGLGTAVAVLVILGFGAASAQVFAGRRAGWWVAAACWTGALWTVWAMLGVDAVEPFTLPPAVGAATVAAVLVARTGRGRTLFAWAIAVALVPSVVALAFGASNVVPGGAGGSDFAGGGPAVAWRTWALLGVSSALVAIGARLTPSRRFGLLRIPLLVGGGAAASAGALQAVRWGLGIDAPPGWFAAASAEASIMAPVLVLSVAAAALATLAARALRAGVPAEHPLALTRWLYAPALLMLAVGPITAIRREWFAIWTLWALMVVLLVLAAAAVAHARTVRPVLPPFWFTYALAWVVGVAGWSARDLRVEAFSLPLGLAVVAAGVIGLRAAGGASDRPGLPAGPGLSVGPGVSVGPGLSAGPGSSGVRASLNSWPLGFSGSWPLLAPGIVLTLLPSVLATGTDPQLYRPIMVIALALVAILVGSSRRLAAPFVLGLAVLPLENIVVFGAQLDRTVGAMPWWITLASAGAVLLAIAAGAERRTSRGGVAARLRELR